From Lawsonia intracellularis PHE/MN1-00, the proteins below share one genomic window:
- a CDS encoding periplasmic heavy metal sensor: protein MNGILKKYFIMFVMVGLICINTTLVDAKRLSPCPGGDNNGKSGSGVYQYLTPEMQTKCDTIVKEFAKKTQELREKILAKRLELQAMAQSSKPDRSVIQELSREIAKMHTELSSEYEKMYEKLSSEVGIRGHYIYGSGLMHRHGMGYYGMGGYNNMEPDSGAPMTPLKSGRGK from the coding sequence ATGAATGGCATTTTAAAAAAATATTTTATTATGTTTGTTATGGTAGGATTAATATGTATTAATACTACATTAGTTGACGCAAAAAGGCTTTCTCCTTGTCCAGGGGGGGATAATAATGGAAAAAGTGGTAGTGGTGTTTATCAATATTTAACACCTGAGATGCAAACTAAATGTGATACCATTGTTAAAGAGTTTGCTAAAAAGACCCAGGAATTAAGAGAAAAGATTTTAGCAAAACGTCTAGAGTTGCAAGCTATGGCACAAAGTAGCAAACCTGATCGTTCAGTGATTCAAGAGCTCTCTCGTGAAATTGCTAAAATGCATACAGAATTATCATCTGAATATGAAAAAATGTATGAGAAGTTATCTAGTGAAGTAGGCATTCGTGGCCACTATATTTATGGTAGCGGGTTGATGCATCGTCATGGTATGGGATACTATGGTATGGGTGGATATAATAATATGGAACCTGATTCTGGAGCTCCAATGACTCCATTGAAAAGTGGAAGAGGGAAATAA
- the pal gene encoding peptidoglycan-associated lipoprotein Pal, with the protein MEVFRRYGIVLVLLVVLSAGFGCCKKSVDVEQSLATECIAPAPAINAAAETITDGIIYFDFDKYDIKPEYRDMLQKKAELLKEYPCIRVRIEGNCDARGTQEYNLALGERRARAAYEYLVMLGVNPSQLEIISFGKERPAVEGTGPAVWAKNRRDDFRIIAK; encoded by the coding sequence ATGGAAGTATTTAGACGTTATGGCATAGTTCTGGTTCTGTTAGTAGTATTAAGTGCAGGTTTTGGTTGTTGTAAAAAGAGTGTTGATGTAGAACAATCTTTAGCAACGGAGTGTATTGCTCCAGCACCAGCAATTAATGCAGCTGCAGAAACTATAACTGATGGGATTATTTATTTTGATTTTGATAAATATGATATTAAACCTGAATATCGTGATATGTTGCAGAAGAAAGCTGAACTTTTAAAAGAATATCCTTGTATTCGTGTCCGTATAGAAGGTAATTGTGACGCTCGTGGTACTCAAGAGTATAATTTAGCACTTGGAGAGCGTCGTGCACGTGCAGCATATGAATATTTAGTCATGCTTGGAGTAAATCCATCTCAGCTTGAGATAATAAGTTTTGGGAAAGAGCGTCCAGCTGTTGAAGGAACAGGGCCAGCTGTATGGGCAAAAAATCGTCGTGATGATTTTCGTATTATTGCCAAGTAA
- a CDS encoding PD40 domain-containing protein, with the protein MSRGNTYRSLGILIILLLVCLCHPALSAMQIDIYGPGQNIVHVAMARPIISPGVLATDLGIDLDRAIRNNLSYLPFMRLTDEKAILNGSSLEGYQPPNIDFKRFQLAGSDLLITVGWPKGDHSDSSVELRLYETYSGKFVFGTAYSGVVKSEISNIADKFCADLMKTLTGSGDFFLSTLAFVKQGNGKNVRDVWLVKPTGKELRQITDISGTAMSPSWSIDGRFIVFTHLDDRSHALGVWDRLTNKIQRIRFPGNTVIGPVFMPDNKVAVSLSTGKYPDIFLLDHTFQKEKVLEESPAINVSPSFDAKGTKMAFCSNRLSNPQIFMKDFSSGQVSRVSRQGCYNTEPTMSPDGTLIAFSRLTDDGNRIFVQDLLTGIERQVTFGPGNDEQPSFAPDSYFIAFTSTRSGKKQIYLITRHGGDAKQIPTGHGDASFPRWGKITVANKAR; encoded by the coding sequence ATGAGTAGAGGTAACACTTACAGATCATTAGGAATATTGATAATTTTATTATTAGTATGCTTATGTCATCCAGCCTTATCAGCTATGCAGATAGATATTTATGGTCCTGGTCAAAATATTGTACATGTAGCTATGGCTAGACCAATTATCTCCCCAGGAGTCCTTGCAACAGATCTTGGCATTGATCTTGATAGAGCTATTCGTAATAATCTAAGTTATCTTCCATTTATGAGGCTTACTGATGAAAAGGCAATTTTAAATGGAAGTTCGCTAGAGGGTTATCAGCCGCCAAATATAGATTTTAAACGTTTTCAATTGGCAGGTTCCGATTTACTTATAACTGTTGGTTGGCCAAAGGGAGATCATTCTGACTCTAGTGTTGAATTAAGATTATATGAAACATATTCTGGCAAGTTTGTTTTTGGTACAGCATATAGTGGTGTTGTTAAAAGTGAAATTTCTAATATAGCAGATAAGTTTTGCGCAGATCTTATGAAGACTTTAACCGGTAGTGGGGATTTTTTTCTTTCTACATTAGCCTTTGTGAAACAAGGTAATGGGAAGAATGTAAGAGATGTGTGGCTAGTTAAACCAACAGGGAAAGAATTACGTCAGATAACAGATATTTCAGGAACGGCAATGTCACCTTCATGGTCTATAGATGGAAGGTTTATTGTCTTTACACATTTAGACGATCGATCACATGCTCTAGGTGTTTGGGATAGGTTAACAAATAAAATCCAGAGAATTCGTTTCCCTGGGAATACGGTTATAGGACCTGTGTTTATGCCAGACAATAAAGTAGCAGTTAGCCTTTCTACTGGTAAGTATCCAGATATTTTTTTATTGGATCATACTTTTCAAAAAGAGAAAGTGCTAGAGGAAAGCCCTGCTATAAATGTTTCTCCATCATTTGATGCTAAAGGAACAAAAATGGCATTTTGTTCTAATAGGCTAAGTAATCCACAAATTTTTATGAAAGATTTTTCTTCAGGACAAGTTAGTCGTGTTAGCCGTCAAGGTTGTTATAATACAGAGCCTACTATGAGTCCTGATGGGACACTCATCGCATTTTCTCGATTGACAGATGATGGTAATCGTATTTTTGTACAAGATTTGCTGACAGGAATTGAGAGACAAGTTACTTTTGGCCCTGGTAATGATGAGCAACCATCTTTTGCTCCTGATAGCTATTTTATTGCTTTTACATCAACACGTAGTGGTAAAAAGCAGATTTATTTGATAACACGTCATGGTGGAGATGCAAAGCAAATCCCTACAGGACATGGCGATGCATCGTTCCCACGTTGGGGGAAAATAACAGTTGCAAATAAAGCTAGATAG
- the tolA gene encoding cell envelope integrity protein TolA, producing MRFISYIASLILHIGLILIIVFWPTKTIVRPERPIQISLTMESIGGGRLPSPVLGQQIPVPTKTSTVTPSIPIENIPVLKNPSVQTSSDFVPLRQETIGGHESQNQLQPIAVPVREEIAVNERIEQKIPTEKILDTPKAKQELAKKVEKMQPKGEPAKKIVKKTEPIGGSASLKDALLDAKKKTNIQKSQKVSPNTSVTNALAGFKKQTSTVGGGGGVSDGNGGGGGLHDIYAGLVMMSVRPNWSIPTYSRDNLVALVHVRIDADGNVLSCVIERSSGRSDFDASAVNAVIRTKILPPPPTPAQQDMIIVFNSLEVQ from the coding sequence ATGCGATTTATTAGTTATATCGCATCACTCATTCTACATATTGGGTTGATCTTAATTATAGTTTTTTGGCCTACTAAGACTATTGTAAGACCTGAGCGTCCAATTCAGATTAGCTTAACTATGGAGTCTATAGGAGGTGGTAGACTACCCTCTCCTGTATTAGGACAGCAGATCCCTGTTCCTACTAAAACTTCAACAGTTACACCTTCTATCCCAATAGAAAATATTCCAGTTCTAAAGAATCCTTCTGTTCAGACTAGTTCTGATTTTGTACCTCTTAGACAAGAAACAATAGGTGGTCATGAGTCTCAAAACCAACTTCAACCAATTGCAGTTCCTGTAAGGGAAGAGATAGCAGTTAATGAAAGGATAGAGCAAAAAATTCCTACAGAAAAAATTTTAGATACTCCAAAGGCAAAACAAGAATTAGCTAAAAAAGTTGAAAAAATGCAACCAAAAGGAGAACCAGCTAAAAAAATAGTAAAGAAGACAGAACCAATAGGAGGGAGTGCTTCTTTAAAAGATGCATTATTAGATGCAAAGAAAAAGACAAATATTCAAAAATCACAAAAAGTTTCTCCTAATACTTCTGTAACTAATGCGTTAGCTGGGTTTAAAAAACAAACTTCTACAGTCGGTGGTGGAGGTGGAGTAAGTGATGGTAATGGTGGAGGTGGTGGATTACATGATATTTATGCTGGATTAGTAATGATGTCTGTTCGACCAAACTGGAGTATCCCAACGTATTCTCGTGATAATTTAGTTGCACTAGTCCATGTACGTATTGATGCAGATGGTAATGTTCTTTCCTGTGTAATTGAGCGTAGTTCTGGTAGATCAGATTTTGATGCTTCTGCTGTAAATGCGGTAATTAGGACAAAAATATTACCACCACCACCAACACCTGCACAGCAAGATATGATTATTGTTTTTAACTCGCTAGAAGTTCAGTAA